From one Chryseobacterium sp. 3008163 genomic stretch:
- a CDS encoding ATP-binding protein has translation MILIVDDNQNNIFSLKKLLESKDFQVDTASSGEEALGKALKNNYALIILDVQMPGMDGFEVAETFAGYSKTKEIPIIFLSAVNTDKRFITKGYKSGGIDYVTKPIDPDILMLKVKTFYNLQENNLAMKKAQQSLELEVKGRREAQVSMKSEIDHFQLMLEALPQIAFTLNEDGIVNFVNRKWFEYSESDQHFPETHVDDLNIEEEFQRCRKKGMALELEVRIKNRNTDDYRYHLLRMSPVYQNEKLKNWVGTFTDIEDQKKVEKEKDEFLSIASHELKTPLTSIKAYMQLLDRKLKRNTENSEGVFVTKALDQIEKLNTLITDLLDVSKIENGKLKINKKPADLEKLINNTIDTILQTNDNPNVKIDRHIGKINQLIPFDAIRIEQVLINFLTNAIKYSPENNQVIVTTFVDDDEVKVSVTDFGIGIPEFKQDAVFRKFYRVEESSVQFQGMGIGLYICSEIIKQHHGTIGLSSKVEEGSTFYFTLPLN, from the coding sequence ATGATTTTAATTGTTGATGATAACCAAAACAATATTTTTTCGCTAAAAAAATTATTAGAGTCTAAAGACTTTCAGGTTGATACCGCAAGTTCAGGAGAAGAGGCCTTGGGTAAGGCATTGAAAAATAATTATGCATTGATTATTTTGGATGTTCAGATGCCAGGAATGGACGGTTTTGAAGTCGCCGAAACTTTTGCCGGATACAGCAAAACCAAAGAAATTCCTATTATATTTTTATCTGCCGTCAATACTGACAAAAGATTTATTACCAAAGGGTACAAGTCGGGAGGGATAGATTATGTGACAAAACCCATCGATCCGGATATTCTGATGTTAAAAGTAAAAACTTTCTACAATCTTCAGGAGAATAATCTTGCGATGAAGAAAGCTCAGCAAAGCCTGGAATTGGAGGTAAAGGGAAGAAGAGAAGCACAGGTTTCTATGAAGTCTGAAATTGATCACTTTCAACTTATGCTGGAAGCTTTACCGCAAATTGCATTTACTTTAAATGAGGATGGTATCGTCAACTTCGTCAACAGAAAATGGTTTGAATATTCTGAATCTGACCAGCATTTTCCCGAAACCCATGTTGATGATCTGAATATTGAAGAAGAGTTTCAGCGTTGCAGAAAAAAAGGAATGGCGCTCGAGTTAGAAGTAAGAATTAAAAATAGAAATACCGACGATTACAGATATCATTTGCTAAGAATGTCGCCTGTTTATCAGAATGAAAAATTAAAAAACTGGGTCGGAACGTTCACCGATATTGAAGACCAGAAAAAGGTGGAAAAAGAAAAGGATGAATTCCTGAGTATTGCCAGCCATGAACTGAAAACTCCTTTGACCAGTATTAAGGCATATATGCAGTTGCTGGATCGTAAACTGAAACGCAATACAGAAAATAGTGAAGGAGTTTTCGTAACTAAAGCTTTAGATCAGATAGAAAAGCTAAACACCTTGATTACTGATTTGTTAGATGTTTCTAAAATCGAAAATGGTAAGCTTAAAATCAATAAAAAACCTGCAGATTTAGAAAAACTGATCAATAATACGATTGATACGATTCTACAGACCAACGATAATCCGAATGTGAAAATTGACCGCCACATCGGAAAAATTAATCAACTTATTCCCTTTGATGCCATCCGTATCGAGCAGGTTTTAATTAATTTTTTAACCAACGCTATCAAATATTCCCCGGAAAACAATCAGGTGATCGTTACAACGTTTGTAGATGACGACGAAGTGAAAGTAAGCGTCACCGATTTCGGAATTGGGATTCCGGAGTTTAAGCAGGATGCAGTTTTCCGGAAATTTTATCGTGTTGAAGAATCATCAGTGCAGTTTCAGGGAATGGGCATCGGTTTGTACATTTGTTCTGAAATCATCAAGCAGCACCACGGAACCATCGGTCTTTCGAGTAAAGTAGAAGAAGGTTCTACATTTTATTTCACATTACCTTTAAATTAA
- a CDS encoding 1-acyl-sn-glycerol-3-phosphate acyltransferase translates to MSKFDNIRSFDDCEVNEAVKSIVRHPMMKALMNFTFPETDEKIWSENLKETHSIRDFQKNFISHTIRKILETSSQELTHSGFDQLDKNTAYLFVSNHRDIILDTSLLNLILLENGHVMTASAIGDNLVQQTFLHKLAKLNRNFLVQRGLPLREQLKSSKLMSEYIYQLLCVENRSVWIAQREGRTKDGNDSTQQGILKMLAMASEGISLAEFFKKIKIVPLSISYEYDPTDVLKMPQLLAKHKDEIYVKAKDEDFNTMMSGVLGQKKRIHLHAGKVLESEYDEIAAQYDHKNRQLQAIAQVIDDSIIQNYQLWPTNFIAYDLLHQTHQFSQNYSDKEKQLFERRLEMRIDISDNVLKEGFLAMYANPVINKMKSGKI, encoded by the coding sequence ATGTCGAAGTTTGATAATATCAGATCTTTTGATGACTGCGAAGTCAATGAAGCAGTGAAAAGTATAGTCCGCCATCCCATGATGAAAGCGCTGATGAATTTCACATTTCCTGAAACTGATGAAAAAATTTGGTCAGAAAATTTGAAAGAAACACATTCAATACGCGATTTTCAGAAGAATTTTATCTCGCATACCATTCGAAAAATTTTAGAAACGAGTTCGCAAGAGTTGACTCATTCGGGATTTGATCAATTAGATAAAAATACTGCTTACCTTTTTGTGTCTAATCACAGAGATATTATTTTAGATACCTCATTGCTGAATTTGATTTTATTAGAAAATGGTCATGTGATGACCGCTTCAGCCATTGGAGATAATCTGGTTCAACAAACGTTTCTCCACAAATTAGCGAAACTCAACCGAAATTTCTTAGTACAAAGAGGATTGCCGCTTCGTGAACAATTGAAAAGTTCAAAGCTGATGTCTGAATATATTTATCAACTTTTATGTGTGGAAAATCGTTCAGTTTGGATTGCCCAGCGTGAAGGTCGTACCAAAGACGGAAATGACTCAACGCAGCAAGGTATTCTAAAAATGCTTGCGATGGCATCCGAAGGAATTTCACTCGCAGAATTTTTCAAAAAGATTAAAATTGTTCCGTTATCGATCTCTTATGAATATGATCCAACGGATGTTTTGAAAATGCCCCAACTTTTAGCAAAGCATAAAGATGAAATTTATGTAAAAGCCAAAGATGAGGATTTCAATACCATGATGAGTGGAGTATTGGGTCAGAAAAAACGTATCCACCTTCATGCAGGAAAAGTTTTAGAGTCAGAATATGATGAAATTGCAGCTCAATACGACCATAAAAACCGACAATTACAAGCCATTGCGCAGGTGATTGATGATTCTATTATTCAAAACTATCAGCTTTGGCCAACGAATTTTATCGCTTATGATTTGCTTCATCAAACCCATCAGTTTTCTCAGAACTACTCCGATAAAGAAAAACAATTATTTGAAAGAAGGCTCGAAATGAGAATTGATATTTCAGACAATGTTTTAAAAGAGGGTTTTTTAGCGATGTATGCAAATCCGGTAATCAATAAAATGAAATCCGGAAAGATTTAA
- a CDS encoding class I SAM-dependent methyltransferase yields MSQQTANFYNKFSVFYPLVDIFLKPQKRKLFHEINTLPFGKLLEIGVGNGAHLPLYKTHGITGIDTSLNMLEIAKKHNPSNINLLQMNGETLLFQDESFDYIVLSHTIAVVDNPEKLLEESYRVLKPNGKIFILNHFTPKNWLRLVDYSFHFFSKIFHFKSVFHAEELKTLEKYRLEKEVNFGTFSYFKLLIYCKS; encoded by the coding sequence GTGAGTCAGCAAACAGCCAATTTTTACAATAAATTTTCAGTTTTCTACCCTTTGGTAGATATTTTTTTAAAACCACAAAAACGAAAACTGTTCCATGAAATCAATACTCTTCCGTTTGGGAAATTGCTTGAAATAGGCGTTGGAAACGGCGCTCATCTTCCTCTTTACAAGACTCATGGGATCACAGGCATCGACACCTCATTGAATATGCTTGAAATTGCCAAAAAACATAATCCAAGCAATATCAATCTGCTACAGATGAACGGAGAAACCCTTCTATTTCAAGATGAAAGCTTTGATTACATCGTATTATCACACACAATCGCTGTCGTAGACAATCCTGAGAAATTACTGGAAGAAAGCTACAGAGTTTTAAAACCAAACGGAAAAATATTCATTCTCAATCATTTTACTCCTAAAAACTGGCTGAGATTGGTCGATTACTCTTTTCATTTTTTCTCTAAAATATTTCACTTTAAATCTGTTTTTCATGCTGAAGAATTGAAAACTTTAGAAAAGTACAGATTAGAGAAAGAGGTTAATTTTGGTACTTTTTCATATTTTAAACTTCTAATTTACTGCAAGTCGTGA
- a CDS encoding response regulator: protein MKTIFIVEDETGIRDALQLLLSFENYDVRSFSTVEAFNNRDPSVVPDIFILDVMLPDGLGTDLCNQLKEVPETSNIPVMIISAHAKAENVTQSCQADEFIPKPFDIDDVLVKIEKLTTQ, encoded by the coding sequence ATGAAAACAATATTTATCGTAGAAGATGAGACAGGCATCAGAGATGCATTACAGTTGCTCCTGTCATTCGAAAATTATGACGTAAGATCTTTCTCAACTGTGGAAGCATTCAACAACAGAGACCCATCTGTAGTTCCCGATATCTTTATTTTGGATGTTATGCTGCCGGATGGTTTAGGTACAGATTTGTGCAATCAGCTTAAAGAAGTACCTGAAACCTCAAATATCCCGGTAATGATTATCAGCGCACACGCTAAAGCTGAGAATGTAACTCAGTCTTGCCAAGCAGATGAATTTATCCCAAAACCTTTCGATATTGATGATGTTCTTGTGAAAATAGAAAAACTGACAACTCAATAG
- a CDS encoding cytochrome-c peroxidase produces MISPQSKFDQFIDGQAALFSDDEVMGLHLFRTKAQCMNCHSSGYFSNNQFENDGTSLLGSKQEDLGKYLVTKDPNDAGKFRVPTLREVTRTGPWMHNGSLTSLQEVLNFYSKGNSEISQKKSTVHEGITLTSQKSEMLKFLDLNEKEITQLEAFLGTLSTKTQRLTPPELPK; encoded by the coding sequence TTGATAAGTCCTCAAAGTAAGTTTGATCAATTTATTGATGGGCAGGCTGCTCTTTTTTCTGATGACGAGGTGATGGGGCTGCACCTTTTTCGTACCAAGGCACAATGCATGAACTGTCACAGCTCAGGATATTTTTCGAACAATCAATTTGAAAATGACGGAACTTCTTTATTAGGTTCAAAACAGGAAGATTTAGGAAAATATTTAGTCACTAAAGATCCGAATGATGCAGGTAAATTCAGAGTACCCACATTAAGAGAGGTGACTCGTACAGGTCCGTGGATGCACAACGGATCACTTACTTCTTTGCAAGAGGTTCTTAATTTTTACAGCAAAGGAAATTCTGAAATATCTCAGAAAAAATCAACCGTTCACGAAGGAATTACTTTAACATCGCAAAAATCTGAAATGCTGAAGTTTTTAGATTTGAACGAAAAAGAAATTACTCAATTAGAAGCTTTTTTGGGAACATTAAGTACTAAAACCCAAAGATTGACCCCGCCGGAACTTCCAAAATAA
- a CDS encoding outer membrane beta-barrel protein: MKTILAPIILLAGTLAFAQTTKDTVQSKEKEIEAVTLTYKKPTVESKVDRTVFNVANSSILAGNTTWDVLRMTPLLSVDNNDALKAEGESVTVYINDRKSVFTGKELKEYLQTIPADNLMKIEVITSPSSRYEATGSVVNIVLKKRDDEGMKGSITFNNRQNTQNSQYTNFNLNYHKKKFTQTLIGSYSDNTFVQKNSFLNTIYENNIVTDGSTNSVYKGKNPSLSSTSEFEMNDKNTMGVILELYQGKRNNSSEADAIRTVNGVFDQSYDQVQNSSSLNRNVGTNFFYKYYDKEKNRILDINFGANYDGESDNSYFLKNTIFSEKPSSVNEIGVLSDVENRNYYAKIDYTQPLGKEGGNLEVGGKIDFNNNVIPNDLFGNQLDGLSKRDVFHYEDNINSVYANYSKTFFKKLETRFGIRYEHIDYKMRQDVAGTSRKDSYGAFLPNILVKYSFSDKYDLSLTYNRNLWRPWYSEFNPFMQPTNDGFYTRGNIDLNPNPSDRLYMKFGFLKKYFLSARYMYTNQDYWTAYLTEGDKIISQETNFSGKVHKYYVYANTNQTFFKNKLNVNLGFGWNYLDNSDFNSRNGLNEARDYLSYWAGSTNVSYTNLFNKNINLSAWVEVSNQNNGNSFANRTNVFHNISATKIFPKTQMEVSLQLVNIFSRPNFDSTSFNQIGTFRNSTQSDWYGFSLSFVKRFGNQKVKENTKTDVEKNSGGGK; encoded by the coding sequence ATGAAAACTATATTAGCACCAATTATTTTATTAGCGGGAACTTTAGCTTTCGCACAAACAACAAAAGATACTGTACAGTCGAAAGAGAAAGAAATTGAAGCTGTTACGTTAACCTATAAAAAACCTACCGTAGAATCAAAAGTAGACCGTACTGTTTTTAATGTTGCCAACAGTTCTATTCTTGCAGGAAACACCACTTGGGATGTGTTACGGATGACCCCATTGCTGAGTGTTGATAATAATGATGCTTTAAAAGCCGAAGGCGAATCTGTAACCGTTTACATCAACGACAGAAAATCTGTTTTTACCGGAAAAGAGTTGAAAGAATATCTACAGACTATTCCTGCAGATAACCTTATGAAAATTGAGGTAATTACAAGTCCGTCTTCAAGATATGAAGCAACAGGTTCTGTGGTCAATATTGTTTTGAAAAAGCGTGATGACGAAGGGATGAAGGGCAGTATAACCTTTAATAACAGACAGAATACTCAAAATTCTCAGTACACCAATTTTAATTTAAACTATCATAAGAAAAAATTTACACAAACCCTTATTGGAAGTTATAGTGATAACACTTTTGTGCAGAAAAACTCTTTCCTGAACACTATTTATGAAAATAATATCGTAACAGATGGTTCTACAAATAGCGTCTATAAAGGGAAAAATCCTTCACTGTCATCTACGTCAGAATTTGAAATGAACGACAAAAATACAATGGGAGTAATCCTGGAATTGTATCAGGGGAAAAGAAATAACTCATCTGAAGCGGATGCGATAAGAACTGTGAATGGTGTCTTTGATCAATCTTATGACCAGGTTCAAAATTCTTCATCACTCAATCGTAACGTCGGAACCAACTTTTTTTATAAATATTATGACAAAGAGAAGAATAGGATTTTAGATATTAATTTTGGTGCTAATTATGACGGAGAATCTGATAATAGTTATTTCCTCAAAAATACAATATTTAGTGAAAAACCTTCCTCTGTTAATGAAATAGGAGTTCTGTCTGATGTTGAAAACAGAAACTATTATGCTAAAATTGACTACACACAGCCTTTAGGTAAAGAAGGTGGTAATCTTGAAGTAGGAGGTAAGATAGATTTTAATAATAATGTGATACCCAATGATTTGTTTGGGAATCAGTTAGATGGTCTCAGCAAAAGAGACGTTTTCCATTATGAGGATAATATCAATTCAGTGTATGCAAATTACTCTAAAACATTCTTTAAGAAATTAGAAACCAGATTTGGTATCCGATATGAGCATATCGATTACAAAATGCGTCAGGATGTCGCAGGAACTTCGAGAAAAGACTCTTATGGTGCTTTCTTGCCCAATATTTTGGTTAAATATTCTTTTTCCGACAAATATGATTTAAGCTTGACTTATAACAGAAATCTTTGGCGACCATGGTATTCGGAATTTAATCCGTTTATGCAGCCGACGAATGACGGATTTTACACCCGTGGAAACATAGATTTAAATCCTAATCCCAGCGACAGATTATACATGAAGTTCGGATTCTTAAAGAAATACTTTCTTTCTGCAAGATATATGTATACCAATCAGGATTATTGGACGGCATATCTGACCGAAGGTGATAAAATTATTTCACAGGAAACCAATTTCAGCGGTAAAGTGCATAAATATTATGTGTATGCCAATACGAATCAGACATTCTTTAAAAATAAATTGAATGTAAACCTTGGCTTTGGATGGAATTATCTCGATAACAGTGATTTTAATTCAAGAAACGGGCTTAATGAAGCTAGAGATTATCTGAGCTATTGGGCAGGATCAACCAATGTTTCTTATACCAATTTATTTAATAAAAATATCAATCTAAGTGCATGGGTAGAAGTTTCAAACCAAAACAACGGAAATTCCTTTGCAAACAGAACCAATGTTTTTCATAATATTTCGGCAACAAAAATCTTCCCTAAAACACAAATGGAAGTTAGCTTGCAATTGGTTAATATCTTCAGCAGACCCAATTTTGATTCTACCAGCTTTAACCAAATCGGAACTTTTAGAAATTCTACCCAATCTGACTGGTACGGTTTCTCACTTTCCTTTGTGAAAAGATTTGGAAATCAAAAAGTGAAAGAAAATACAAAAACCGATGTTGAGAAAAATAGTGGAGGAGGTAAATAA
- a CDS encoding sensor histidine kinase, which yields MNKQKFIWLLFILLAIVSGIFAFDFYSKNKLINFGLFTTISIGCVILAQVSALSFIQKSEKIMLAIQKKDFSLFPIAEGNSLVDNAVRLYYQSKEEHLSLSSYKLLYEEILNQLEIGLMILSEKNNHWEVFYVNPVFLEILQIPKYNSWELYESKSPEFYKIIDETHYENSQEFFDISINENVKQSFSLRTKKVQNVKNRFCIISLESVQKIIEQKEKLAWNNLMKVISHELLNTLTPVNSLIQNLEYIANQDVVEKEDQQEMKESLTIINSKSKQLLNFVDDYRQVAELPKPVFKMISLTSIVESALSFLKPEFEKNHITIINSLENQTIYADQKMIERCLINLYLNAIYAVVDSSEKIIKTEIKIINKRTILSVEDNGVGVSNEIKDKIFLPFFTTRSSGSGIGLTLSKSIIEAHKGYLNYKPLEQGSRFEIWFLE from the coding sequence ATGAACAAGCAAAAATTTATCTGGCTTTTATTTATTCTTCTGGCGATTGTCAGTGGAATTTTCGCCTTTGATTTTTATTCGAAAAATAAGTTGATCAATTTCGGTTTGTTTACCACAATAAGTATTGGATGTGTTATTCTGGCGCAAGTCTCCGCTTTATCTTTCATTCAAAAAAGTGAAAAAATAATGCTGGCTATTCAGAAAAAAGACTTTTCTCTTTTCCCTATTGCAGAAGGTAATAGTTTGGTTGATAATGCTGTAAGACTCTACTATCAAAGCAAAGAAGAGCATCTCTCGCTGTCTTCGTATAAACTTTTGTACGAAGAAATTTTGAATCAATTGGAAATTGGGTTAATGATTCTTTCTGAGAAAAATAATCATTGGGAAGTATTTTATGTAAACCCGGTTTTTCTTGAAATATTGCAAATCCCGAAATATAATTCCTGGGAATTATATGAATCTAAGTCGCCGGAATTTTATAAAATTATAGACGAAACTCATTATGAAAATTCACAGGAGTTTTTTGATATTTCGATCAATGAAAATGTAAAGCAATCTTTTTCTCTTCGTACCAAGAAAGTTCAGAACGTCAAAAATCGTTTCTGCATCATCAGTTTGGAATCTGTGCAGAAGATTATTGAACAAAAAGAAAAATTGGCCTGGAACAATCTAATGAAGGTGATTTCGCACGAACTTCTCAATACTTTAACACCTGTCAATAGCTTAATTCAAAACTTAGAATATATTGCCAATCAAGATGTTGTAGAGAAAGAGGATCAGCAGGAGATGAAGGAAAGTTTAACCATCATCAATTCAAAATCAAAACAATTGCTGAATTTTGTGGACGATTACCGACAAGTCGCTGAACTTCCGAAACCGGTTTTTAAAATGATTTCTCTGACCAGTATTGTAGAATCTGCACTCAGTTTTCTAAAGCCAGAGTTTGAGAAAAACCATATTACCATCATCAATTCATTAGAAAATCAAACCATCTATGCTGATCAAAAAATGATTGAAAGATGTCTGATCAACCTTTATTTAAATGCTATCTATGCCGTTGTTGACTCCTCTGAAAAAATTATAAAAACAGAAATCAAGATTATTAATAAAAGAACAATTCTGAGCGTAGAAGATAATGGAGTAGGAGTTTCTAACGAAATAAAAGATAAAATTTTCCTTCCTTTTTTCACTACAAGATCAAGCGGTTCGGGAATCGGGCTTACCTTAAGCAAGAGTATTATCGAAGCGCACAAAGGTTATTTAAATTATAAACCTTTAGAGCAAGGAAGCCGTTTTGAAATCTGGTTTTTGGAATAG
- a CDS encoding sigma-54-dependent transcriptional regulator → MRKKEAHILIVDDDEDILFSARVWLKKFFTEVTCLSQPKNILKFLSEQQVDTVLLDMNFRKGFENGQDGLYWMQEIKTLEPQLPIILMTAYGEVELAVEALKNGASDFILKPWNNEKLYASVNLAVDISRKNKKLNQWENVSIKTNQYQLDTQSFAMQEVMGQITKVAPTDANVLLLGENGTGKYVLAEHIHELSERKNQPFVHIDLGSLSENLFEAELFGYKKGAFTDANQDYSGKIENAQNGTVFLDEIGNLPLHLQTKLLSLIQNRKLTRIGENKERNLDVRFIFATNENLKKAVAESRFRKDLYYRINTVELQIPSLRERLEDIPTLANYFLEKYKQKYHKPDLDLNESLINELTTYSWPGNIRELDHCIERSVILSNEKNLKLLMPQDEESEKTIINLNIEEMEGILIKKALKKHRGNISLAAEDLGLSRAALYRRMEKFEL, encoded by the coding sequence ATGCGAAAAAAAGAAGCACATATTTTAATTGTTGATGATGACGAAGATATTTTGTTTTCGGCAAGAGTCTGGCTCAAGAAATTTTTTACCGAAGTCACTTGTCTCAGTCAGCCGAAAAATATTCTGAAGTTTTTGTCTGAACAACAAGTTGACACCGTACTTTTGGATATGAATTTCCGGAAAGGTTTTGAAAACGGACAAGACGGATTGTATTGGATGCAGGAAATCAAAACTTTGGAACCCCAGCTTCCAATCATTTTGATGACTGCGTACGGCGAAGTGGAATTGGCTGTTGAAGCTCTGAAAAACGGTGCTTCCGATTTTATTTTGAAACCTTGGAATAACGAAAAATTATACGCTTCTGTGAATCTTGCAGTAGATATTTCAAGAAAAAATAAAAAACTCAATCAGTGGGAAAATGTCAGCATAAAAACCAATCAATATCAGTTAGACACGCAGTCTTTTGCAATGCAGGAAGTGATGGGACAAATCACGAAAGTTGCGCCGACCGATGCTAATGTTTTACTTTTAGGAGAAAACGGAACGGGTAAGTATGTTTTGGCAGAACATATCCACGAATTATCTGAACGTAAAAATCAACCTTTTGTTCACATCGATTTGGGAAGTCTTTCTGAGAATCTTTTTGAAGCAGAATTATTTGGTTACAAAAAAGGCGCTTTTACCGATGCCAATCAGGATTATTCAGGGAAGATTGAAAATGCGCAGAACGGAACGGTGTTTTTGGATGAAATTGGTAATCTCCCGCTTCATCTTCAAACCAAATTATTAAGTTTAATTCAAAACCGAAAACTAACGAGAATCGGAGAAAATAAGGAACGAAATTTGGATGTCAGATTTATTTTTGCAACTAATGAAAACCTTAAAAAAGCAGTTGCAGAAAGTCGTTTCAGAAAAGACCTTTATTATAGAATCAATACTGTAGAGCTTCAAATACCAAGTCTGAGAGAACGTTTGGAAGATATTCCTACTTTAGCGAATTATTTCCTTGAAAAGTACAAACAGAAGTATCACAAACCCGATTTAGATTTGAATGAATCTTTGATTAACGAATTGACAACTTATTCATGGCCGGGAAACATCCGTGAACTCGACCATTGTATCGAGAGAAGTGTGATTCTTTCTAATGAGAAAAACCTGAAATTGCTGATGCCTCAAGATGAAGAGTCAGAGAAAACGATCATCAATCTCAACATCGAAGAAATGGAAGGAATTCTTATAAAAAAAGCGTTGAAGAAACATAGAGGAAATATTTCTCTCGCAGCGGAAGATTTGGGATTGTCGCGTGCGGCACTTTATAGGAGAATGGAAAAATTTGAGTTATAA
- a CDS encoding DUF2268 domain-containing putative Zn-dependent protease (predicted Zn-dependent protease with a strongly conserved HExxH motif), which translates to MKYLKLFLLTLPVLGFGQKIIFDDIINFWKAYDKVIIEKDSAKQISLIKDLYINKATPGLNGIMKARNYSAEEYVFAISQYPKFWKSIRTNTLKSNQFSKEIQNGIEKLKTIYPVLKPVDTYFEIGILRTGGTTIDGMLLIGSEVALADQSVITEEFDERYPHLRSYFNTNPINDVVFLNVHEYIHTQQKETIGNTLLSQTIMEGVAEFLAEIALNEKSPNPQIAFGYKNEEKIKREFEKEMFSSNIYNWLMNTPDNQFRMRDLGYFVGYAICKKYYEQSSDKKSAVKEMIQLDYNNESDLMNFVDRSKYFPKLLKLYKIEFEGNQPKVLSVSPIKNGSKNIKPGIIQYSINFSQEMDTNFRRFDYGPLGETAIYKFKKLIGWSNNNQTLTLEIEVEPNKKYQVLIADGAKGFKNKQGIVIKPYLFEFETGSK; encoded by the coding sequence ATGAAATATTTAAAACTATTTTTACTGACTTTGCCTGTTTTGGGGTTTGGACAGAAAATAATCTTCGATGATATCATTAATTTTTGGAAAGCATACGACAAAGTTATTATTGAAAAAGATTCGGCAAAACAAATTAGTTTAATTAAAGATTTATATATTAATAAAGCCACTCCGGGATTAAATGGAATTATGAAAGCAAGAAATTATTCTGCTGAAGAATACGTATTTGCCATCAGCCAATATCCTAAGTTTTGGAAGTCAATTCGAACTAATACATTAAAATCTAATCAGTTTTCAAAAGAAATACAAAACGGAATTGAAAAACTGAAAACAATTTATCCTGTCTTAAAACCAGTAGATACCTATTTTGAAATCGGAATTTTAAGAACAGGGGGAACCACGATAGATGGTATGTTGTTGATAGGAAGTGAAGTCGCTTTAGCGGATCAATCAGTCATTACAGAAGAATTTGATGAGAGATATCCGCATCTTCGAAGCTATTTTAATACAAATCCTATCAATGATGTGGTGTTTTTGAATGTCCACGAATATATCCATACCCAACAAAAAGAAACGATCGGAAATACACTTTTGTCACAAACGATAATGGAAGGAGTTGCTGAGTTTTTAGCAGAAATTGCTTTAAATGAAAAGTCGCCCAATCCTCAAATTGCATTCGGATATAAAAATGAAGAAAAAATAAAACGTGAATTTGAAAAAGAAATGTTTTCGTCAAATATTTACAATTGGTTGATGAATACGCCGGACAATCAGTTTAGAATGAGAGATCTAGGATATTTTGTTGGATATGCAATCTGTAAAAAGTATTACGAACAATCTTCTGATAAAAAAAGTGCAGTAAAAGAGATGATTCAATTAGATTATAATAATGAGTCAGATTTGATGAATTTTGTTGACAGATCAAAATATTTCCCCAAACTATTAAAGTTATACAAAATTGAATTTGAGGGAAATCAACCAAAAGTACTTTCAGTTTCTCCAATTAAAAATGGCAGCAAAAATATAAAACCGGGAATTATACAATATTCAATTAATTTTTCGCAGGAAATGGATACCAATTTTAGACGCTTTGATTATGGACCTTTAGGAGAAACAGCAATTTATAAATTTAAAAAACTAATTGGCTGGAGCAATAATAATCAAACATTAACATTAGAAATTGAAGTAGAGCCCAATAAGAAATATCAAGTTTTAATAGCAGATGGGGCAAAAGGTTTTAAAAATAAACAAGGAATTGTCATTAAACCTTATCTGTTTGAATTTGAAACAGGATCAAAATAA